In a genomic window of Nostoc sp. UHCC 0870:
- a CDS encoding DNA-binding protein, with amino-acid sequence MNAQNNPQRVQINLDLSPELYETINNLVQQMNGDNTEVLLKAIALLEVAVEAKLKGKHLWITDDKYNLETEIIGI; translated from the coding sequence ATGAATGCACAAAATAACCCCCAAAGAGTTCAAATAAATTTAGATTTATCCCCAGAACTATATGAAACCATAAACAATCTAGTACAACAGATGAATGGAGATAATACTGAAGTATTGTTAAAAGCGATTGCACTCTTAGAAGTAGCAGTAGAAGCCAAGCTAAAAGGCAAACATCTCTGGATTACAGACGATAAATACAACCTGGAAACTGAAATTATTGGCATCTAA
- a CDS encoding IS630 family transposase (programmed frameshift), which produces MGKGRRDKVLLNTEQRQKLEEISRNGYAPAKKILHAQVLLMCDEGVGATKKWTDEQISLALNLHRNTVGRIRKRFLEQGEEPALNRSQRKSPPVPAKIDGHQEAQIIALCCSEPPAGQAHWSLRLLTKEIKNRKIITEISIETVKKHLKKNELRPWKIQRFCIPERDLARFISQMEVILDLYSQQHGESEPLICMDEAAIQLTGHVFEPIPVEPGHDAKEDYHYTREGVQALFMFFDPNRGWRRVSNRDHRTRVDWAIEVRQLLDEDYPHAHKVKLVCDNLNTHNIASLYEAFPAPEAHRLARKLEIYYTPRNGSWLNIAEIELSVLSQQCLDKRISSSEQLSTELAAWQNTRNCTASKVIWHFTTEDARVKLKHLYPIFEIDETGDSNALF; this is translated from the exons ATGGGTAAAGGTCGTAGAGACAAAGTGCTTTTAAATACAGAACAAAGGCAAAAACTAGAAGAGATAAGTCGTAATGGTTACGCTCCAGCGAAAAAAATATTGCACGCACAAGTGCTATTAATGTGTGATGAAGGTGTGGGTGCAACGAAAAAATGGACAGATGAACAAATTAGTTTAGCCCTCAACTTGCATCGCAATACAGTAGGAAGAATCAGGAAAAGATTTTTGGAGCAAGGTGAAGAACCAGCCCTAAATCGTAGTCAACGAAAAAGTCCGCCAGTTCCCGCAAAAATCGATGGTCATCAAGAAGCTCAAATCATTGCATTGTGTTGTTCAGAACCCCCAGCAGGACAAGCACATTGGAGCTTAAGATTGTTAACTAAAGAAATTAAGAACAGAAAAATCATCACAGAAATTTCCATAGAGACAGTCA AGAAACATCTTAAAAAAAACGAATTACGACCGTGGAAAATACAAAGGTTTTGTATCCCAGAACGGGACTTAGCACGTTTTATTTCCCAAATGGAAGTAATTTTGGATCTTTATAGCCAACAGCATGGTGAATCAGAACCGCTTATATGTATGGATGAAGCGGCTATACAGTTAACAGGACACGTCTTCGAGCCGATTCCAGTCGAACCTGGTCATGATGCAAAAGAAGATTATCATTACACTCGTGAAGGAGTCCAAGCTTTATTTATGTTCTTCGACCCGAATCGAGGTTGGCGAAGAGTGAGCAATCGCGACCATCGCACTCGTGTAGATTGGGCTATTGAAGTACGTCAATTATTAGATGAAGACTATCCTCATGCTCACAAAGTCAAATTAGTCTGTGATAATCTCAATACTCATAATATCGCTTCTTTATATGAAGCTTTTCCTGCACCTGAAGCTCATCGTTTAGCCCGAAAACTAGAGATTTATTACACTCCTCGTAATGGTAGTTGGCTCAATATTGCTGAGATTGAATTAAGTGTCTTAAGCCAACAATGTTTAGATAAACGTATTTCTTCATCTGAACAACTTTCTACTGAGTTAGCTGCTTGGCAGAACACACGTAACTGTACTGCTAGTAAAGTCATTTGGCACTTTACTACTGAAGATGCTCGTGTCAAACTTAAGCATCTTTACCCAATTTTTGAAATCGATGAAACAGGTGATTCTAATGCACTATTTTAG
- a CDS encoding DOMON-like domain-containing protein yields the protein MNHQTFSLQPFLTDDYLPNLKITGNISHHSNHLDINYQLTGDLEQVVIPPPVDTPTRQYELWQNTCFEFFVGVKNSQSYWEFNLSPAGHWNIYHFDNYRQGMQEEKAFTELPFSIQNKSDSLVLSLKLNLAKIISENQVIDVAITTVIKQQNSHVSYWALAHQGAEADFHLRESFLIEL from the coding sequence ATGAACCATCAAACATTTTCTCTACAACCATTCCTCACAGATGACTATTTACCTAATTTAAAAATCACAGGTAATATTAGCCATCATAGTAATCATCTCGATATTAACTACCAACTAACAGGCGACTTAGAACAAGTGGTCATTCCCCCACCCGTAGATACACCAACCCGCCAGTATGAACTATGGCAAAATACCTGCTTTGAGTTCTTTGTTGGGGTCAAAAATTCTCAAAGTTATTGGGAATTCAATCTTTCTCCGGCTGGACATTGGAATATATATCACTTTGATAACTATCGCCAAGGTATGCAAGAAGAAAAAGCTTTTACCGAATTACCTTTTAGTATTCAGAATAAATCAGATAGTTTAGTGCTGTCGTTAAAGTTAAATTTAGCTAAAATTATCTCAGAAAATCAAGTTATTGATGTGGCAATTACTACTGTAATTAAACAACAAAATAGTCATGTGAGCTACTGGGCGTTAGCTCATCAAGGTGCAGAGGCTGACTTTCACCTCCGAGAAAGTTTTCTTATTGAATTGTGA
- a CDS encoding XdhC family protein yields MLEFYQQLAAALKQDGVVLATVTSTKGSVPREVGAKMMICADGKTYGTIGGGAGEAKVYQQALQVLQNGEKQLVEIDLSGALHREIQGVCGGTMLLWLELWSGDASLNLVNEIIDKLASGQTVSIITPLNIYAKPYLETTNIPELPQLKNHTLIEPLLPPPTLLIIGAGHIAIPLAKIAKIAGFQIIIQDDRLEFATSERFPDASLVLAQPITSILEIIQQISNLYIALVTRGYLQDVSALEILKHCHAKYIGMVGSKKRVDTVYKMLQAQGNLPQIYAPIGLDIGALTPEEIAVSICAELIKVRRGGTGRSLSETSPKNVHK; encoded by the coding sequence ATGCTTGAGTTTTACCAACAACTAGCAGCCGCTTTAAAACAAGATGGTGTAGTTTTAGCCACAGTCACCAGCACTAAAGGTTCTGTCCCCAGAGAAGTAGGTGCAAAAATGATGATCTGCGCCGACGGTAAAACTTACGGTACAATAGGCGGCGGTGCTGGAGAAGCTAAAGTTTATCAACAAGCTTTGCAAGTCTTACAAAATGGCGAAAAGCAATTAGTCGAAATTGATTTATCAGGCGCACTGCACCGAGAAATTCAAGGTGTTTGTGGTGGCACAATGTTGCTATGGTTGGAGTTATGGTCAGGTGATGCCAGTTTAAACTTAGTGAATGAGATTATCGATAAACTTGCATCTGGGCAGACAGTATCAATTATTACACCGTTAAATATCTATGCTAAACCCTACTTAGAAACAACAAATATCCCCGAATTACCGCAACTAAAAAATCATACTTTAATTGAACCTTTACTACCACCACCAACTCTATTAATTATTGGTGCAGGACATATTGCTATTCCCCTAGCCAAGATTGCTAAGATAGCAGGATTTCAAATTATCATCCAAGACGATCGCCTAGAATTTGCTACCTCAGAAAGATTTCCCGATGCCTCATTAGTCTTAGCACAACCTATCACCTCAATTCTGGAAATTATTCAGCAAATTTCTAATTTATATATTGCTTTAGTGACTAGAGGTTATTTACAGGATGTATCAGCTTTAGAAATATTAAAGCATTGTCATGCAAAATATATTGGCATGGTTGGTAGTAAAAAACGCGTCGATACTGTTTACAAAATGTTGCAAGCTCAGGGGAATTTACCACAGATATATGCACCCATTGGTTTAGATATTGGGGCTTTAACACCAGAAGAAATTGCTGTAAGTATCTGTGCAGAATTAATTAAAGTGCGTCGTGGTGGAACTGGGCGATCGCTATCTGAAACTTCACCTAAAAATGTGCATAAATAA